The DNA window GGGCGGTCGCGGCGGTGGTGCCGGTGGACTGGGCGTCGCGGACGGGCGGCGGCGCCGACCCCACCGTGGCGCACGCGAGCTGGCGGGCGCCCGTACCGCCCCGGCTGCCCGAGATCACCCCGCTGCGCGCCCGCGCGCTGACCGGCGCCGACGGCCGCCACTACGCGGTCGCGCCGTTCGGCCGGGCCGGGCTGGTGCTGGTGGTGGCCCGCGAGCACGACGAGCCGCTGACCGCCGCCGCGTTCCACGCCACGGAGGTGGACCGGCTCGCCCAGCTCGTCCGGGCCTGCGCCGTGATCCTCGGGGGCCGGCTGGACCTGGTCGGCCCGCCGCCGCCGGTGGTGGCCGGCGGATGAGCACGCCACCGACGCCTCACCAGCTCCCGTCCAGGTAAGACGATCACCCGAAGGGAGGGAGCGGCGTTTCTCCTCGCCTGACGGCGAGGGCGCCGACGCCGCGATTCCGATGACGCTGTGGCGGATCCGGGCCACCGTGGACGACCGGCCGGGTTACCTGTCGGTGCTCACGGCGAGCCTCGCGTTGCGCGGGGTCAACATCCTCGCCGTGCAGGTGCACACCACCGAGGCCGGCGCCGTGGACGATTTCCTGGTCGACGCGCCGGACACCCTGGACGAGGCGGAACTGGTCGCCGCCGTGGAGCGGGGCCGGGGGCGGGACTGCTGGGTGGCGCGCAGCGAGGCGCGCGGTCTGGCCGACCAGCCCACCCGGGCGCTCGGCCTGGCCACCCGGCTGGTCCGGGACCCGGAGGACACGGGCGGCGCGCTGCGGGCGCTGCTCGGCGCCGACGAGGTCGCCTGGCTGCCC is part of the Micromonospora olivasterospora genome and encodes:
- a CDS encoding amino acid-binding protein, translating into MLLRVRVTLPDRPGTLGQVARTLGVAGADIVQVVVLERLGGRAVDDFTVVWPGADRVERLLAGLAAIPGVRVDGVWRAIGAPTATGQDAELLAQVAGNPADGLATVVDAVPGLLGADWAVAAVVPVDWASRTGGGADPTVAHASWRAPVPPRLPEITPLRARALTGADGRHYAVAPFGRAGLVLVVAREHDEPLTAAAFHATEVDRLAQLVRACAVILGGRLDLVGPPPPVVAGG